Genomic window (Megamonas funiformis):
GATCTAAAGCATTAATATATTCTTCACCATTTTCCATGTTATCTATTGGTGTTAATTTTTTATAATCATTACGCTCTGCACAAATACATCTTTTTAAATAATCAATATAATATTCTATTCGACTTTCAAACCAAACTAATTTTTTTATTACAAATTTTATAAATTTCTCTCTCGTAATAAAACCTTCTTTCTAAACAAACTTAGTAAATTTTAATAATTTTAATATAAGATATTTTGATTATAAAAATACTCTATGATATAATAAAAAAGAGAGATAGCCTGATTGTGGTAGGTCAGCACCTCTCTCTTAGAAAATTCAATTCGTTAAGAAGGCTGTTCCCGCCGTTTCGGAACGGTCTTTTTTTCGTTTATAAACTAATTATTTATAATCTGAAAAAGCGTAGCAATCAAATTTATAATACTTATCACTAACGATAATTTTTCATAAGTCGTCATGCTAACACCTCCCTAACGAGAGGTGTCCGACATCAAGCTATCCCATGACTTCAATTATATCATATCTTTAATTTAAATAATATTATCTATAAATCAATAATTATTTTAAACTTTATATTCTATAACTTTTAAAATAAAACTTAACAACATAGTAAACCAAAAATACCTTTAGAGTTGACTATATCTTTTTATTTTCTTATAATCATATCAAAACATACTTTATAAAATTCAATTTTATAAATATATAAGGAGATAATTTTATGTCATCATCATCATTAACAACAAAAACCCTATCAAAAATGGCTGTTTGCGTAGCTATCATCTGCATATCAGCTTACATATCTTTCCCTATCACTGCTGTTCCTTTTACTTGCCTTACTTTAGCTATGTTATTATCAGCATTTTTATCCACACCAAAAGAAACATTAATCATCATGATTGTCTATACGCTAATCGGTGCTATCGGTCTTCCTGTATTTTCTGGTGGTGCAGGTGGTTTCAACTGTTTATTTTCCCCAACTGGTGGTTATCTTTGGGGCTTTATCGTCAGCTATCCTATCGCTAGTTATCTGAAAGGAAATAAAAACTCCTTCAAAAACTTCTTTTTAGCAGGACTTGCTGTCATTCCTATCACTTATATTTTTGGTGTAGCTATGCTTTGCTTCATTATGAAACTTTCCATTTTAGAAGGCATCACCATTGGTGCTTTACCTTTCATTCCTGGTGATATCATCAAAACTTTAATTGCCAGCTACGTTGCTGTTCGTTTGCGCAAAAATTTATTTTATTAATCGAGGAATATATATGATAAACAATAATTTTTTACAAGAAGGTATTTCACCTTCTTATTTTTTTCAATATGTTGATACCTTAACTAATCTAAACTTACATTCACTTGTAATCTATAAAGATAATAAATTACTCTCCAAAGTTCATATTGCCCCCTATAATGAACATGAAAAACAAATTTTATTTTCTGTGAGCAAATCCTTTACAGCAGTTGCCATGATGTTTGCTCTCCAAGATAAATTATTTACATTAGATACCACAATTTATTCACTTTTAAAACACAAATTAAATTTTGAACCTACAGAAGATATTAAAAGCATCACCATACATCATTTATTATCCATGACTTATGGCTTCATCGACAAAGAAATTCAAGATTTTTATCTAAAAGATGATTGGATTAATGAAGCATTTTCTTTAAAATTACAGACAAAGCCTGGCACTTCCTTCTTTTATAATAATCGTTGCCCATTTTTATGTAGTGCCATCATTCAAGAATTAACTGGCAATAATCTTTTGACTTATCTACAAGAAAAACTCTTTTCTCATTTAAATATAACCAATATAAGTTGGGAAAAAAATACTCAAAACTACGATAAAGGCTCGTGGGGTTTAAGCTTGACCACAGAAGATTTAGCTAAATTCGGTCAATTTATACTCAATAAAGGCTCATGGAATAATAAACAATTACTAGCCCCAGAATATATTGAAAAATTACTCACAGTATATATAAATACCGATGATAAAGCTTTTCCAGATAGCAAATTAGGATACGGCTATTATTTTTGGAAATGCCAACCTGAAAAAGCCTTTCGCTGTGCTGGTCTTTTCGGGCAATATTGCATTATCTTGCCCAAAGAAAATATGGTCATAGCTATAACTAGCAATGCTGAAAACGAACAAAAACAAGCTATTTTATCTGCTACATGGAAATTCTTAACCCAAATAAAAAAAGATAATAAATCCTCTACTCAAGATTTATCATCTTTAAATAACTATCTTTCTAAACTCCATTTACCATATTTACCTAATGACAATTCCATTACTCCCGAAATCTTTCAGCAAGAATTTAAGTTCTCTCACAATCCTCTAAATTTAAATTCTATTTCTTTCTCCCAAATTGCCCCTGATTGCATCAGAATTAATATTACCTTAAACACTAGAAAATATAATTTGTTAGCTAAACTAAACGCTTGGCAAAAGAATAATACTAATTTCGAAAATGATAACTTTGATTCTTGTACAACTATTTTCTATGAAAGCCCTTACGCCAACTATGGCTGGCAAAATAATAAACTAAATTTAAAATTAGTTTATAACCAAGGCATTTTCATTGATATCCTAGAATTTAACTACTACAACCACCAACTATACCTACATTACAACCCCACTCCATCTTTCATCATCAGAACAAAACCCCATTACCTCATATCCAACCCCATAAAATAACAAAAAGGCTAGAGTATAGATTGCTCTAGCCTTTAATTTACACACTACAAAAATACAATACCTAACCATTTCCACATTAGCGGGCTTTTACGGTAACTGAAAGCTATTGGCAAAAATAAAATCACGACTACATTTTTAATTCATCATAATACCAAACTACTTCCACATTATAAATTTAGTGGTAACCATAGATTATTGAAAATAACTTTGTTAAATACCAACAATACCTAACCATTCTCGCATTAGCAGACTTTTACAGTAACTGAAAACTATTGGCAAAAATAAAATCACGACTACATTTTTAATTCATCATAATACCAAACTACTTCCGCATTATAAATTTTAGTGGTAACCATAGATTATTAAAAATAAATTTTTAAATATCAATAATACCTAACCATTCCCGCATTAGCAGACTTTTACGGTAGCTGAAAGCTATTGGCAAAAATAAAATTATGACTACGTTTTTTATTCATTATAATACCAAACTATTTCCGCATTATAAATTTTAGTGGTAACCGTAGGTTATTGAAAATAATTATTGCTGAATACGGTTTTAGTCTGAATGTTTGAGCGTAGCGAGTTTCTAAGCGTTGTATGAAGCAATAATTATTTTCAAAACTAAAAATTTATCTGCGGTGGTTTTCTTTGGTTCGTTTCTTTGCCATCAAAGAAATGAACATATCTTATTTATATCATTTGCTTTTCATTGCATTTTTAACGCATAATTCTTTTTTAATATCCCATAATTTTTGAGATAAATCTACATAATAACGATGTGGATTTTCAAAGCGTTTTACTTCATCCCATAAAGTTTCCACTTCTTTTTGACAATATGCTTTTATTTCTTCTATAGATGGGCTTTCATATACACATTCACCATTTTTAAAGATAGGAACTTGTAATTCTCTAGCAGTGAAATTAGTGAGAGTTTTTTGTTTCCATGTAGCATTTGGATCAAAAATAGTATGTTCTTTTGTTGTATCAATTGTTTCATCATATAAGCAAAGTTCATCAGCGATAGCTTTACCAGTTTCTTTATCATACAAACGATATACTTTTTTGAAATGTGGGTTTGTTATTTTAGAGATATTTTCGCTGAGTTTAATTTTTGGTGTAATTTCACCATTTTCATTTTCAATAGCTACTAATTTATATACACCGCCAAATACAGGTGCAGATTTTGAAGTAATCATTCTTTCACCTACACCAAATACATCTACTTTAGCACCTTGCATTAATAAATCACGGATTAAATGTTCGTCTAAAGCATTAGATGCTACGATTTTACAATTTGTAAGACCTGCTTCATCAAGCATTTTTCTAGCTTGTTTAGATAAATAAGAAATATCCCCAGAGTCCAAACGAATTGCAAAATTAGTAATACCTTGTGGCACAAGCATTTCTTTGAATACGCGAATAGCATTTGGTACACCACTTTTTAAAGTATTATAAGTGTCTACTAATAATACTGCATTATGAGGATAAATTTCACAATAAGCTCTAAATGCTTCATATTCAGAATCAAACATCTGTACCCAAGCATGAGCCATAGTACCACTAGCTGGCACTTGATAAAGTTCATCAGTAAGTGTGCAAGCTGTTCCAGCACAACCGCCGATATATGCAGCTCTAGCACCTTTTACCGCACCATCTGCACCTTGAGCACGACGAGAACCAAATTCTAATACAGGTCTACCTTGAGCAGCTCTTACTATGCGATTTGCTTTTGTAGCAATAAGAGATTGATGATTTAAAGTCAATAAAATAAAAGTTTCTAAAATCTGTGCTTCAATAGCAGGAGCTTTGATAGTCATAATTGGTTCACGAGGGAAAATACAAGTTCCTTCAGGAACAGCATAAATATCCCCTGTAAATTTAAAGTCAGCTAGATATTCTAAGAAATCTTCACTGAACATATTTTTAGAACGAAAATATTCAATATCTCCTTTATCAAAATGTAAATCTTTTATATATTCTATTACTTGTTGTAAGCCAGCTGCTATAGCAAAACCACCATCATCAGGAATATTACGGAAAAATACATCAAAATACACATT
Coding sequences:
- a CDS encoding nicotinate phosphoribosyltransferase, translated to MNSKNENLAMLCDFYEFTMGNGYLKNNLHKKNVYFDVFFRNIPDDGGFAIAAGLQQVIEYIKDLHFDKGDIEYFRSKNMFSEDFLEYLADFKFTGDIYAVPEGTCIFPREPIMTIKAPAIEAQILETFILLTLNHQSLIATKANRIVRAAQGRPVLEFGSRRAQGADGAVKGARAAYIGGCAGTACTLTDELYQVPASGTMAHAWVQMFDSEYEAFRAYCEIYPHNAVLLVDTYNTLKSGVPNAIRVFKEMLVPQGITNFAIRLDSGDISYLSKQARKMLDEAGLTNCKIVASNALDEHLIRDLLMQGAKVDVFGVGERMITSKSAPVFGGVYKLVAIENENGEITPKIKLSENISKITNPHFKKVYRLYDKETGKAIADELCLYDETIDTTKEHTIFDPNATWKQKTLTNFTARELQVPIFKNGECVYESPSIEEIKAYCQKEVETLWDEVKRFENPHRYYVDLSQKLWDIKKELCVKNAMKSK
- a CDS encoding biotin transporter BioY, whose product is MSSSSLTTKTLSKMAVCVAIICISAYISFPITAVPFTCLTLAMLLSAFLSTPKETLIIMIVYTLIGAIGLPVFSGGAGGFNCLFSPTGGYLWGFIVSYPIASYLKGNKNSFKNFFLAGLAVIPITYIFGVAMLCFIMKLSILEGITIGALPFIPGDIIKTLIASYVAVRLRKNLFY
- a CDS encoding serine hydrolase domain-containing protein produces the protein MINNNFLQEGISPSYFFQYVDTLTNLNLHSLVIYKDNKLLSKVHIAPYNEHEKQILFSVSKSFTAVAMMFALQDKLFTLDTTIYSLLKHKLNFEPTEDIKSITIHHLLSMTYGFIDKEIQDFYLKDDWINEAFSLKLQTKPGTSFFYNNRCPFLCSAIIQELTGNNLLTYLQEKLFSHLNITNISWEKNTQNYDKGSWGLSLTTEDLAKFGQFILNKGSWNNKQLLAPEYIEKLLTVYINTDDKAFPDSKLGYGYYFWKCQPEKAFRCAGLFGQYCIILPKENMVIAITSNAENEQKQAILSATWKFLTQIKKDNKSSTQDLSSLNNYLSKLHLPYLPNDNSITPEIFQQEFKFSHNPLNLNSISFSQIAPDCIRINITLNTRKYNLLAKLNAWQKNNTNFENDNFDSCTTIFYESPYANYGWQNNKLNLKLVYNQGIFIDILEFNYYNHQLYLHYNPTPSFIIRTKPHYLISNPIK